The genomic window CCAAGTGATTAGAGTGTCCGGCAAAGGCGGCAAACAGCGGATCGTGCCGGTGGGGCGCCGGGCGTTGACAGCGGTGAGAACGTATCGGGACACCGTGTCAACGCAATTGAAGCCTGTTTTTCTGAACAAAGATTTCGGGCGGCTGTCCACCCGGTCCATCCGGCGGATTCTGGATCACATCGTGAACCAGTGCGGCCTGCACGTGCCCGTATCCCCCCATGTGCTGCGCCATTGTTTTGCCACGCACATGCTGGATTCCGGGGCGGATTTGCGGGGGATTCAGGAAATTTTAGGCCATGCCAGTCTGTCCACCACCCAGGTGTACACCCATGTGAGCATGGACCATTTAATGCAGGTGTACGACAACGCGCACCCAAGGAGTTGATACAGTAATATGAGCAATGACACATTTCACGGAACCACCATCCTGGCCCTGCGATCCGGTGCCACCGTGGTCATGGCCGGAGACGGCCAGGTGACACTGGGCAACATCGTGACCAAGCACAGGGCCAGAAAAGTCCGGAAAATTTTTCATGATAAAATCATCATCGGTTTTGCCGGTGCCACGGCAGATGCCCTGACGTTGTCGGAAAAACTGGAGGAAAAACTGGAGCGTTACAACGGCAACCTGACCCGGTCCTGTGTGGAACTGGCCAGGGAGTGGCGCACGGACAAATACCTGCGGCGCCTGGAAGCCATGATGCTTGCCGCTGATCATGGCAACACTTATCTGTTGTCGGGCAACGGGGATGTGATCGAGCCGGACCCGATTGAGCCGGACAAGGGCGTGATCAGTATCGGCTCCGGCAGCCCTGCGGCCCAGTCCGCAGCCATCGCGTTGATGGAAAACACGGATCTGTCCGCCCGGCAGATCGTTGAAAAAGCCATGAAAATCGCTGGGGATCTGTGCATTTATACCAATCATGAGGTCAATATTGAAGAACTCAACTGATACCGGGAATGGATTCATGAAAGATTTAAAACCCAAGGAAATCGTCACGGAACTGGATAAATATATCATCGGTCAGAAAGATGCCAAAAAATCCGTGGCCATCGCCCTTCGCAACCGCTGGCGCCGCCGCCATGTGGAACCGGATCTCCAGGATGAGATCGCACCGAAAAATATCATTCTCATCGGTCCCACCGGGGTGGGAAAAACCGAGATCGCCCGGCGTCTGGCCAATCTCACGGACTCGCCTTTTTACAAGGTGGAGGCCTCCAAATTCACGGAAGTGGGGTATGTGGGCCGGGATGTGGAATCCATGATCCGGGACCTGGTGGAATTGACCGTGAATGCCTTGAAAGCCAGGCAGCAGGATGCGGTCCAGGAAAAGGCGGCAAAAATGGCGGAAGAACGGGTATTGGATATTCTGTTGCCGCCCACGCCCAAAACAGCGGCCCGCCCGGACACCGGCACCCTCAAGCTGGCCGGCTCGTCCGGGGACACGCCGGATACCGGGGCCGGGACCAGAGAAAAACTGCGGTCCATGCTCAAGGCCGGAAAACTGGACACCCGGCAGGTGGACCTGGATGTACCGGATAAATCCTCTCCCATGGTGGAGATCTTTTCCAACACCGGCATCGAGGAGATGGGCATCAATGTCAAGGACATGCTGGGCAATTTCATGCCCAAATCCACCAAGCGCAGAAAAGTCAGCGTCAAAGAGGCCCTCAAACTTTTGACCCAGGAAGAAGCGGCCCATTTGGTGGACATGGAACGGGTCAAGTCCGATGCTGTTGCCATGGTGGAGCAGTCCGGCATTATTTTTATCGATGAGATCGACAAGATTGCGGGAAAAGAAAAAAGCCAGGGGCCGGAAGTGTCCAAAGAAGGGGTCCAGCGGGACCTGCTGCCCATTGTGGAAGGCAGTTCTGTGCCCACCAAATACGGGATCGTGAAAACCGATCATATTCTGTTCATTGCTTCGGGCGCGTTTCACGTGTCCAAACCATCGGATCTGATTCCGGAACTCCAGGGCCGGTTCCCCATCCGGGTGGAACTGACTTCCCTGGGTGCTCAGGAATTTGTCCGGATTCTGACGGAACCCAAAAACGCGCTGATCCTTCAGTATATGGCATTGCTGCGCACCGAAGGGGTGGATATCACGTTTACCCAGGATGCCGTGGAAAAAATCGCCGCCATTGCCGTGGAAGTGAATGCAGCCACGGAAAACATCGGGGCAAGGCGCCTGCACACGCTCATGGAAAAACTGCTGGAAGAGATCCTGTTTGCGGCCCCGGATGTGGCGGATACAAAAATCACCATTGATGCGGCATTTGTGGAAGGCCAGCTCATGGGCATTGTGGAGAACCAGGATTTGAGCAGGTATATCTTATGAATCCTTCAGCGGTTGCGGATCGGAATGTCGCGGATATTCTGGTGGAAGCGTTGCCGTATATTCAGCAGTTTTCCACCAAAACCATTGTCATCAAGTATGGGGGCCATGCCATGGTGGATGACAAGCTCAAGCGCGATTTTGCCAATGACATCACCCTGCTTAAATACATCGGTATCAACCCGGTGGTGGTGCACGGGGGCGGCCCCCAGATCAGCAAAGTGCTTTCCGCCATGGGGATCACCTCCACTTTTATCCGGGGCATGCGTTACACGGATGATGCCACCATGGATGTGGTGGAGATGGTGCTGGGCGGCAAGGTGAACAAGGATATTGTGGCCCGGATCAACCAGGAGGGGGGTAGGGCTGTGGGCCTCACCGGCAAGGACGGGAGCCTGATCCTGGCGGAAAAAATGAAGATCTATGTCCAGGACGACCAGGAAAAACCGCCCGAGATCATCGATCCCGGCATGGTGGGAGATGTGGTGTCCGTGAATCCGGAAATCATTCATACGTTGACCGCCAAAGGGTTTATCCCTATTATCGCGCCTGTGGGCGTGGGAAAAAACGGGGAAACCTACAATATCAACGCAGATGTGGTGGCATCCCGGATTGCCGCGTCCCTGGAAGCCGAGCGCCTGATTCTGCTCACGGATGTGGACGGGGTGCTGGATGCGGACAATGCACTGGTCTCTTCCATCAATGACCAGCGGATCGGGCAGATGATCGGGAACAAAGAAATCAAGGGCGGCATGATTCCCAAGGTGGAGTGTGCATTGACCGCGTTAAAGCGCGGAGTGAAAAAAACCCACATCATCAACGGAAAAATCCCCCACGCCGTGCTCCTGGAACTGTTCACCGACTCCGGTATCGGCACCCAGGTATTTGTCAATGGACCCTCTTAAAACTTAAAACTTAAAACTTAAAACTTAACACTTAACACTTAACACTTCATATATAAAAGACGAATCATAAAGGAAAACCCATGGATACCCTGGAAAAAACCGATACGTTTGTGTGCGCCACCTATGCCCGCCAGGGAAAGGCGTTTGTCAGCGGCAGCGGCATGTACCTGACCGATGAAGACGGCCAGGTATTCACCGATTTTCTGGCCGGCATTGCCGTGTGCAGCCTTGGCCACTGCCATCCTGAAGTGACCGCGGCCATCCGGGAACAGGCCGGGCGGCTGGTGCATGTGTCCAATCTGTTCTACACCCGGCCCCAGGCGGATCTGGCCCAGGCCCTGGTGGAAAACAGTTTTGCCGATCAGGTGTTTTTCGGAAATTCCGGGGCCGAAGCCAATGAAGCCGCCATCAAGCTGGCCCGGCGGTATTTTCAACGCAACAACGACATGAACCGGTTTCAGATCATCACCATGACCCAGTCGTTTCACGGCCGGACCCTGGCCACCCTGACCGCCACGGGCCAGGATAAGATCAAACAGGGATTTTATCCGCTGCTCCCCGGATTTATCCATGTGCCGTTCAATGATATCGATGCCCTGAAAACCGCTTTGGACGACACGGTGTGCGCAGTGATGATGGAGCCGGTCCAGGGAGAAGGCGGGGTGATTCCGGCGGATCCCGAATATCTGGCGCAGGTGAGACAATTGTGCGATCAGACCGGCACCCTGCTGATTTTTGATGAAATCCAGTCCGGCATGGGCCGGTGTGGCACCTTGTTTGCCCACCAGGGGTATGGGGTGACACCGGATATCATGACCCTTGCCAAAGCGCTGGGCAACGGGGTCCCCATCGGGGCCATGCTGGCCACGGCAGAGGCGGCCAAAGGATTTGAACCGGGCAGTCACGGCTCCACTTTCGGGGGCACGCCCCTGGCCACTGCTGCCGGACTCAAAACCCTGGCATTGATTTCAGACCCCGGATTTCTGGCCCGGGTCCGGGAAAAAGGCCTTTATTTCAAGGAACAGCTGACCGAACTTCAGTCGCGCCATTCCCGGATCAAAGCAGTGCGGGGCCGGGGGCTGCTGCTGGGAATGGATGTAGGGGAGGGTGCCGGGGACGTGGCAGCCGCCTGTTTTGAAAAAAGGTTTATCATTAACGCCATTCAGGATAAAGTGTTACGGTTTGCACCGCCCTTGATTGTGGAAACCAAAGATATTGACCGGCTGATATCCGTGCTGGACAGCCTGTTGTAAACAGTGAAGGAGATGTTTGGTTTGAAAAAAGACCTGTTGTCATTGCTGGACCTGGAAAAAACGGATTTTGAACAATTGTTTGACCGGGCATTGCAGCTCAAGGCACGGTATGCCAAAGGCATTCCCGACCGAATCCTTTCCGGAAAAACCCTGGGACTGATTTTTGACAAAAAATCCACCCGGACCCGGATCGCCTTTGAAACCGCCATGATACAACTGGGGGGACACCCCATCTATATGAGCACCCAGGACACCCAGATTTCCCGAAACGAGCCGGCCGCGGACACGGCCCGGGTGCTGTCCCGGTATATCGACTGCCTGGCCATGCGGACCTTTGACCATGCCCTGGTGAAAGAGTTTGCCGCCGCCTCGACCATTCCGGTGATCAACGCGCTGACCGACTCGTTTCATCCCTGCCAGATTTTAAGTGATATTATGACCATCATCGAGCACAAAGGCGGATATCACAAGAAGAAGATCGCCTGGGTGGGAGACGGTAACAATGTGGCCAACTCCTGGGTGAATGCGGCCAGTGTCCTGGGCCTGAACCTGGTGTTGGCCTGCCCGGAAAATCACATGATCAAACCGGAAATTATTGAAGCCGCCGGTGCCGATGCCATGGATCATGTCCGGTTCACCACGGACCCCAGAGACGCGGTGAAAAATGCGGATGTGGTGTATACGGATGTCTGGGCCAGCATGGGTGAGGAAGATGAGCTGGAAAAACGGCTGGCTGCGTTTGAGGGGTTTCAGGTGAACAAGGCCCTTTTGTCTCATGCAGCTCCGGATGTGCTGGTGATGCACTGCCTGCCGGCCCACCGGGGAGAAGAAATTGCTGAAGACGTGCTGGAGGCCCCTGGCGCGGCATTCTGGGATCAGGCGGAAAACAAGCGGCATATGCACAAGGCCATTCTGGAAACATTGATTCTCAGGAACAAAACCGATGAGTGATAAATTGTGGGGGGGGCGGTTTTCAGAAGATACCGATACCCTGGTGGAAAAATTCAATGCCTCCATTGATGTGGACAAGCGGCTGTATGCCAGTGACATCGAAGGCAGCATGGCCCATCTCAAAATGATGGCCAGACAGCAGATCATTGCCAAAGACGAAGCAGATACCCTTCTGGCAGGCCTGGAACGGGTCAGAATCCGCATTGAAAATAATGAGGTGTCGTTTTCCGATTCCCTGGAAGATATCCACATGCATGTGGAAGATGCCCTGGGACAGGAGTGCGGGGATCTGGCCAAAAAACTGCACACCGGCCGGAGCCGCAACGATCAGGTGGCCCTGGATATCCGGATTTTCCTTAAAAACGAAACCCGGCAGATCATGGACCGGATCACGGGGTTTCAAAACGCCCTGGTGAATCTGGCCAAGGCCCATCCGGATGTGATCATGCCCGGATATACCCATATGCAGCGGGCCCAGCCCGTGCTGTTTGCGCATCATCTCATGGCATACTATGAAATGCTCAAAAGGGATAAAGAGCGGTTTGCCGATGCGTATAAACGCATGGATGCCATGCCTTTAGGCACGGCAGCCCTGGCCGGCACCACCTATCCCGTGGACAGAGAGTTCACCCGGCAGATCCTGGGGTTTGCCCGGTTGTGTGAAAACAGCATGGATGCGGTGTCTGACAGAGATTTTATCATGGAATTCATTTCCCATGCCGGGATCTGCATGATTCATCTGTCCCGGCTGTCTGAAGAGCTGATTTTATGGTCTTCATCAGAGTTCGGCTATATCACGATTTCCGATGCCTTTACCACCGGGTCCAGTATCATGCCCCAGAAGAAAAACCCGGATGTGGCTGAACTGGTCCGGGGAAAGACCGGCCGGGTGGTGGGCAATCTGATGGCGATCTTCACCACCATGAAATCATTGCCCATGGCATATAATAAAGACATGCAGGAGGACAAAGAGCCGCTGTTTGATACCGTGGACACCCTGTCCATCTGTCTGGAGGTGTATACCCGGATGTTTCCCCATATCACGGTCCATGCCGACCGGATGAAAACCGCCTGTGCCCGGGGATTTTTAAATGCCACGGATTTTGCCGATTACCTGGTGAATAAAGGCATGCCGTTCCGCCAGGCCCATGCTGTGGCAGGAAAAGCCGTGGCCCTGGCCATTTCAGAGAAAAAGGAACTGGACGATCTGAGCCTGGCCCAGTTTAAAGATCTCAGTGACCGGGTAACCGAAGATGTGTATGACTTCATCCGCCTGGATCAAGTGGTGGCCCGCCGGATATCTGCCGGCGGCACCGGAGTCGACAATGTCCGGGCTGCGGTTGAAAAAGCACAAAAGGAATTGAATTCATGAGACTGTGCCAGGGACGGATTAAATGGGCAACGACCGGTGTGATCACCGGGGTATGCCTGTGTCTGGTGATGATGGCGGCCGGAATCGGCTGCGGGAAAAAAGCCCCGCCCAGGGCCCCGCAGAAACCCGGGCAGAGCGTGGCATCCCCCGGGGATCCCACAGCCACCCTGGACAATGGTCAACTGACTCTGACCTGGTCCCATGAAACCGACCCGGACGATGCCGCATTGCCCCCGAAGTATTTTGACGTGTCCATGGCCGTGCCCGCAGCGTGCGAAGGGTGCCCGTTTGTTTTTGAATCCGTGGCCCGGGTGCCTGTGCCGGACATGGTGTTTCAGATGCCCGTGCCTGAACCCGGGGTCCGGTATTTCAGGGTCCAGGCAGTGGGAGACCATGATGTCCGGTCCCAGTATTCCCGCACCGTGGTGGTGGAGGTGCCGTAATGCCTGATTTTTCCACAGCTGTGTTAAGCATTGGTTCCAACAAAGGCGATAAACCGGCCAATCTTCATCTGGCCATTGCCTGCCTGGATACCCATGAACAGATCGAGGTGATGGCCGTATCACAGTTTTATAAAACCCAGCCCCAGAATTTTGTGGACCAGGACTGGTTTGTGAACGCCGCCGTGAAAATCCGATGCCGCACTTCAGATCCCCTGGCCCTGCTCAACACGCTTAAACAGATTGAATCCAGCATGGACAAACAGGGAAAATCCTTTCGGTTCGGCCCTCGGAAAATCGATCTGGATATTATTTATTTTGATGACCGGATCATGAAAACCCCGGAACTGGAAATACCCCATCCCCGGATGCATGAAAGACATTTTGTTTTAAGGCCCATGTGTGATATAGAACCCGGGACAGTGCACCCGGTATTGGGTTTGACCACACAAGCATTGTTCAATCAAATAGAAACACAGGAAAACCAGGCGGTGATCCCCCTGGATGAGGAGGAAGAAAGCGCGTGAAATTTTTTATTGATACAGCCAATATCGATCAGATCATGGATGCCAACAGCATGGGCATGGTGGACGGCGTCACCACCAACCCGTCTTTGATCGCCAAGGAAGACGGAGAGTTCAAGGAGATCATCGCCCGGATCTGCAAAGAGGTGGCAGGCCCGGTGAGCGCGGAAGTCATCAGTCTGGAATATGACGGCATGGTGGCCGAAGCAAGAGATCTGGCCAAAATCGCTGACAACATTGTGGTGAAGATCCCCATGACCGTGGAAGGACTCAAAGCGGTGAAAACCCTGACGGCCGAAGGCATCAAAACCAATGTCACCCTGGTGTTTTCGCCGCTCCAGGCCCTGATGGCCGCCAAAGCCGGGGCCACCTATGTGTCTCCGTTTGTGGGCCGGCTGGATGATCTGGCCGAAGAAGGCATGGAACTGGTCAACGAGATCGCCCAGATTTTTGCCAATTATGATTTTGCCACCGAGATCATTGTGGCCAGTGTCAGAAGCTCCCTGCATGTGCTGGATGCGGCCCTGATGGGTGCCGACATTGCCACGATTCCTTATGGCGTGTTGAAAAAACTGGCATCCCATCATATGACCGACAAAGGCATTGATGCGTTCATGGCGGACTGGAACAAGAAGAAGCAATAAAAAAAGACAACCCATCCAATTTCAGGTTGACAAAAACAGGCAAATCAAATAAATATAGCATTTGTTTGATTGAGCGGGAATAACTCAGTGGTAGAGTGCGACCTTGCCAAGGTCGAAGTCGCGGGTTCAAATCCCGTTTCCCGCTCCACTCAAGGCGGCTTGGCCAAGGGGTAAGGCAACGGCCTGCAAAGCCGATATCCCCGGTTCGAATCCGGGAGCCGCCTCCATAATAAAATCAAGGGTTCAGGTTAAAATCTGAGCCCTTTTTTTTTGTTAAAAAATCGATACCCCACAAAAGTTCCCCAATTGTAAGAACAATTTCAGAATCGATCCATCAAACCGCATTACAGATGAATTTTGATAGGTGCCCGGATATCCTGAAAACAGTTGAATGGAAATCGTTCTTGATTATATCAATCATTTTAGATATAGTTATTCAGTATGGTTGATTTGATTCGGTTTTTCAACCGGTTCCGTTAATTTTGATGGAGAAGAAAAACGATGAAAATTCTGGTGGGATATAAAGGTGTCAATGTGGGAAAGGACCTGATAGAAATTGCAGCCCGTCATGCCCGGGCGTTTGACGGGCAGGTGATCGTAGTGACGTCCATGAAAGGGGGGGGCAATACGGATCCAATGGAAGTCAAGGCGGCGGAAGACAATCTGGAAGGAATCAAGCCGTTTTTTAAAGAAAAAAATATCCCTTGCGACACCCATCTGCTGGTCAGGGGCATGGAGCCGGGTGAAGATATTGTGGCATTTGCTGAACAAAACAAGGTGGATGAGATCATTATCGGTGTCCGGAGCCGGTCCAAAGTGGGAAAACTCCTGTTCGGATCCACATCCCAGGTGGTGATTCTGCAAGCCAGCTGCCCGGTGGTGACGGTTAAATAATGGAAGTGATCCGGCAGTTCAAAGCGCTTTCCGATCCCACCCGGCTTCGATTGCTTCATATTCTCAATGAAGTGGAACTCAACGTCAATGAAATCGTTTCCATTGTGGACATGATTCAATCCGGTGTTTCCCGGCATTTGAAAATTCTGCTGGAATCCGGTCTGCTGGTGGCCAGAAAAGAAGGCAGCTTCATGTATTACAATGCCAATATGGATCCGGAAAACCGGTCTTTGATTCAGCTGGCGTGCTCCCGGATCCAGAACGACCCGGTATGCGCCCAGGACATTGAAAAAGCCCGGCAGATCATCATGATCCGCAAAAACAGAACCAAACGGTTTTTCAGTACTGTGGCACCCCAGTGGGAAGGTCTGAAAAAGGAAATCCTGGGCAGTTTTAATTTGAATGCCGTGCTGAAACAGCAGATACCGGCGCGCCGGGGTGTGGCGGATTTAGGGTGCGGCACAGGAGAGCTTCTCGGCCAGCTGGTCAGAAATCATAAGGGCATGCTCATCGGTGTGGATGCCTCCCCTGAGATGCTGGAACAGGCCCGGATCAAACTGCCGGATATGCCGTCCATTGAGTTGCGTCTCGGAGAAGTGGAACATCTGCCCATGAAAGACCAGGAAGTGGATACCGTGGTCATGAGCATGGTGCTGTATCATATTCTTCAGCCGGAAAAAGCCATCCAGGAGGTGTTCCGGGTGCTCAAACCCGGGGGAATGCTGCTTCTGGCTGATTTTGACCATCATCATCAGGAACAGATCAAGGAAATTATCGGCGGTACCTGGCTGGGATTTACAAAAGACCAGGTGGAAACCTGGCTGACCAAAAGCGGATTCCAATTGCAGTCCACAGAACGGTTTGCCGTGGAGCGGGGATTGCACATCCATGTGTTTTCCGCTGGAAAATGAATTTTTCATGAAAAATTAAGGAGACACCATGACCGTGCCCGTTATTCTGGCAGGCGGTTCCGGCACAAGGCTGTGGCCCCTGTCCAGGGAACTTTACCCCAAACAGCTGATCAATATGTACAACCGGCATACCATGCTTCAGAACACGGTGCTCCGCCTCAGCGACCTGGAGGGGATGGATGCCCCCCTGATTGTATGCAATGATGTGCATCGGTTCATGACGGCGGAACAACTTCAATTGATACAGGTGGTCCCCAGGGCCATCATTCTGGAACCGGCGGCAAAAAATACGGCCCCGGCCATTGCTCTGGCTGCCATTCAGCTGACCGCTCAGAATCAGGACCCGGTGATGCTGGTGTTACCGGCCGACCATCGGATCAATGACGTGTCCGCGTTTCACCGGGGTATCGAACAAGGAAAAACCCTGGCGGATGACGGATATCTCATCACTTTCGGGATTGTCCCGGATACGCCTGAAACCGGGTACGGGTATATTCAAAAAGGCTCTTCTCTGGAAGACAATGTCTGTCGGATTCAGCGGTTTGTGGAAAAACCGGACCTGGACACGGCCAAATCTTATCTGTCTTCCGGGGATTATTGCTGGAATTCCGGCATGTTCATGTTCAAGGCTTCCACCATTTTAAAGGAACTGACGCTTCTTGCCCCGGATATGGTGGATATCTGCCGCAGGGCTGTGGCCAATGGCCGGCAGGATCTGGATTTCTTCCGGGTGGATCAAGCTATTTTTGATCAGGTGGCCGCGGATTCCATTGATTATGCCGTGATGGAAAAAACCGAAAAAGGGGTGATGGTGTTTCTGGATGCGGGATGGAATGACCTGGGATCCTTTGATGCCTTGTGGCAGACCGAAAAGAAAGATACCCATGCCAATGTGATCAAAGGAGATGTGCTGGTCCATGATGTGACCGATTCCTACATCAACGCCCAGAGCCGGCTGGTGGCTGCGGTGGGTCTGGATTCCGTGGTGGTGGTGGAAACCGGGGATGCCGTGCTGGTGTCTCCCAGAGACCGGGTTCAGGATGTCAAACAGATCGTGAACCAGCTCAAATCCCGGGGCCGTAAAGAGTCCATCACCCATGCCAAGGTGTATCGGCCCTGGGGAGATTATGAGACCATTGATCAGTCTCACCGGTATCAGGTGAAACGGATCACGGTGAAGCCCGGTGCCAAGCTGTCGCTGCAAAAACATTTTCACCGGGCCGAGCACTGGACCGTGGTATCCGGAGCAGCCATCGTGACCCGGGGGGAAGAAACCCTGCTGCTCAAAGAGGATCAGTCCACCTATATTCCTCTGGGAACGGTTCATCGCCTTGAAAATCCCGGAAAGATCCCGCTGGAACTCATTGAGGTCCAGTCCGGGCCGTATCTGGGAGAAGACGATATTGTCCGGCTGGATGATGTTTATGGCAGAGAGCATGAAAAAGAAAAGGTTGCAAATCCATAAAAAATATTTAAAACTGCCGTTTTAAACACACATGTGCATGGAAAAAGCAGAAAATAAACACTAAGTTTGGAGCAGGTCTATGGCTGACATGATTTCTGAAACCATGAAAGGTAAATTTCTTCTGGCAATGCCCGGACTCCCGGACCCCAATTTTGCCCAGACGATTACCGGCATGTGCGAACACAATGAATCCGGCGCGTTGGGATTTATCATCAATAAAATCCATCCCCTGCTCACCGGACGGGAATTGTTTGAAGACCTGAATATCACGTTTGACCGCAGTGTGGATACGCTGGACATCTACCTGGG from Desulfotignum phosphitoxidans DSM 13687 includes these protein-coding regions:
- a CDS encoding mannose-1-phosphate guanylyltransferase/mannose-6-phosphate isomerase encodes the protein MTVPVILAGGSGTRLWPLSRELYPKQLINMYNRHTMLQNTVLRLSDLEGMDAPLIVCNDVHRFMTAEQLQLIQVVPRAIILEPAAKNTAPAIALAAIQLTAQNQDPVMLVLPADHRINDVSAFHRGIEQGKTLADDGYLITFGIVPDTPETGYGYIQKGSSLEDNVCRIQRFVEKPDLDTAKSYLSSGDYCWNSGMFMFKASTILKELTLLAPDMVDICRRAVANGRQDLDFFRVDQAIFDQVAADSIDYAVMEKTEKGVMVFLDAGWNDLGSFDALWQTEKKDTHANVIKGDVLVHDVTDSYINAQSRLVAAVGLDSVVVVETGDAVLVSPRDRVQDVKQIVNQLKSRGRKESITHAKVYRPWGDYETIDQSHRYQVKRITVKPGAKLSLQKHFHRAEHWTVVSGAAIVTRGEETLLLKEDQSTYIPLGTVHRLENPGKIPLELIEVQSGPYLGEDDIVRLDDVYGREHEKEKVANP